The following proteins come from a genomic window of Geomonas sp. RF6:
- the secE gene encoding preprotein translocase subunit SecE, translating to MLAKSKNFFQEVQAELAKVTWPTRKETISTAQVVVVIIVLISLYLGACDALLAKLIRVILR from the coding sequence GTGCTGGCGAAAAGTAAGAATTTCTTCCAGGAAGTACAGGCTGAACTTGCCAAGGTGACCTGGCCTACCCGCAAGGAAACCATTTCCACAGCTCAGGTAGTCGTTGTCATCATCGTTCTCATCTCTTTGTATCTTGGCGCCTGCGACGCTCTCCTTGCCAAGCTCATCAGGGTTATACTCCGCTAG
- the rpmG gene encoding 50S ribosomal protein L33: MRDIITLSCTECKQRNYTTTKNKKTTPQKLEFSKYCRFCRKHTPHKETK, from the coding sequence ATGAGAGACATCATCACCCTGTCCTGCACCGAGTGCAAACAGCGCAACTATACCACCACGAAAAACAAGAAGACGACCCCCCAGAAGCTGGAGTTCTCCAAGTACTGCCGCTTCTGCCGCAAGCATACTCCTCACAAGGAAACGAAATAA
- the rplK gene encoding 50S ribosomal protein L11: protein MAKKITGYIKLQVPAGKANPSPPIGPALGQHGVNIMEFCKAFNAKTQGDEGTITPVVITVYADRSFTFITKTPPAPILIKKALGLASGSATPNKNKVGKLTKDQVREIAAKKMPDLNAASLEAAMKTIEGTARSMGVEIV from the coding sequence ATGGCCAAGAAGATTACAGGTTATATAAAGCTGCAGGTTCCCGCCGGAAAGGCCAACCCCTCGCCGCCGATCGGCCCGGCGCTCGGTCAGCACGGCGTCAACATCATGGAATTCTGCAAGGCGTTCAACGCCAAGACGCAGGGGGACGAGGGGACCATCACTCCGGTGGTGATCACGGTCTACGCCGACCGCTCCTTTACCTTCATCACCAAGACTCCGCCGGCTCCGATCCTGATCAAGAAGGCTCTCGGCCTCGCCAGCGGCTCCGCTACCCCCAACAAGAACAAGGTGGGTAAGCTGACCAAGGACCAGGTTCGCGAGATCGCCGCCAAGAAGATGCCCGACCTCAATGCCGCAAGTCTGGAAGCGGCAATGAAGACGATCGAGGGCACCGCGCGCAGCATGGGCGTTGAAATAGTTTAA
- the nusG gene encoding transcription termination/antitermination protein NusG, translating to MAHKWYGVHTYSGFENKVRLSLLERIKNLEMEHLFGEILIPCETVVELKKGEKRTSTRKFFPGYILVNMELNDDSWHVVKETSKVTGFVGGNNPFPIPDEEVAKITRRMEEGAEKPRPKVLFEVGETVRVIDGPFLNFSGVVEDVKPDKGKLRVMVSIFGRATPVELEFMQVEKQ from the coding sequence ATGGCACACAAATGGTACGGCGTTCACACCTACTCCGGCTTCGAGAACAAGGTGCGCCTCTCCTTATTGGAGCGCATCAAAAATCTCGAGATGGAGCATCTCTTCGGAGAGATCCTGATCCCGTGTGAGACCGTAGTCGAACTGAAAAAAGGGGAGAAGCGGACTTCCACCAGGAAGTTCTTCCCCGGTTACATACTGGTCAACATGGAGCTCAACGACGACAGCTGGCACGTGGTCAAGGAGACTTCCAAGGTGACCGGATTCGTCGGCGGCAACAATCCCTTCCCGATTCCTGACGAAGAGGTGGCAAAGATCACCAGGCGCATGGAAGAGGGGGCCGAGAAGCCCCGCCCGAAGGTCCTTTTCGAGGTCGGAGAGACGGTACGGGTCATCGACGGCCCCTTCCTGAACTTCTCCGGCGTTGTGGAGGACGTGAAGCCCGACAAGGGGAAACTGAGGGTCATGGTCAGCATCTTTGGCAGGGCGACACCTGTTGAGCTCGAGTTCATGCAGGTGGAGAAGCAGTAG